In Rhizobium sp. CIAT894, the genomic window GCTGCTGTTCGGCAAGATGCGGATAGAATTTCTCCAGCACGAAGACGGCGTCGAGAAAGCCCATGCCGAGGCTCGTCAGCGTGGTGGCGAGCTGCTGGCCGGAAAGATCGAGCATGATGCGCTCGGCAAGCCAGCGGCTTGCCGACAGCGCATCGGCAAGCGCGGTCGAAAAATGCATCGCCTCGCGCGAGCGGGCGAAGCGCACCAGCAAAGCCTCCTGGATGTCGGTGAGCGTGCGCAGGCCGAGCCTGTCTTCCTCTCTATGCCCGAGATGACCAGCCAGGCCGAGGATGCGTTCGCGCAGCGCCTCTTCATTGGCAATCCGCTGTTCTTCCAGCGCATCCGCCTCGTTGGTCTCCGTCGGCGCCGGCGCAAGCGGCACAGTCTGTGTTTCTGTGATCGGCGCCGACGCGGCCGCCGGCCGCGGCTGGGTCTGGCGAAGTGACACCAGCGCATCGATGACCTTCGGCGAAAGCGAATCGCGGCTGACGATCGCCTTGACATGCGCTGCACCCTGCATGCGCGCGATGGTAATCAGCGTGTCGTCTGCAATTGCCTTGGAGGCGGCAAGAAAAGGGGCGGCGATCTCGATCGGCTGGTTGCCGATGAACAGCGCCACAGCCGCCGGCATGTTCTCGCATTGGGAGAGTGCTGCGACCGCCTGGCGCTTGGCCTCGTCGGAGGAGGCCTGGAAAAGCGGCATGAAAAGCTCGGCAAATTGGCGCAGCTCGGACCGTGTCGGATGCGACAGGTTCTCGAAACTGCTGACAGTCGCCATCAATACCACGTCCTTTTTCCTGACGGCCAAGGGGCCTTCTAGGTCTCGAAACCGGTCACGCACACGAACACCCCGAAAACGCCGAACCAAGGGGAACCACGGGTCGATATGCGTTGGCGGGACGCATGCCGGACCACGTCGGTTATGAACAAATCCTACACCGGTAGGGTTAATGCATGCTGAAGATTTTATTAAAATGCACCAGAAATATACACGCAAGACGTGTCGCGATTTGATGGGCCGGCAATATAAAATTGCCTGCTGGAGCATCGGCGCTGCTGCGATTGTTTATCGCTGATATGACGGTTGAAAAGGTCAGGTGGCCTTGCGATCGTGTAACGCATGCAGCAGCGTTTCGCGGCTGTCGTGACCGGCCTGATAAAGGTCGAGTGCTGCGGATACCGCAAACTGGGCCTCGGCGCTCTTGATGTCGACGTGCTGTTCCACGCACCAGGCATCGAGCGCACTGCGTAGCACGTCGAGATCTTCAGGCGAGAAAGATGAATTCACCAGCAAAGACACAGCGGTGTCCTCCGCATTCCGGCAAGAGCGTGGAAAATCCGCAATCGGCGGAAGATCCGCTGTCGACCGGCGCCCGGAAACGGTGATCGACGAGAGCAACCATACGCGCATTCGATTTGGTCGCAATTAAATATTTTCATGAAGTATTTCTGCAACACTCGCCATTTTGCCGCAGCTAATTCGCTTGGGTCTCCCGCAACTA contains:
- a CDS encoding DUF2336 domain-containing protein, which translates into the protein MRDRFRDLEGPLAVRKKDVVLMATVSSFENLSHPTRSELRQFAELFMPLFQASSDEAKRQAVAALSQCENMPAAVALFIGNQPIEIAAPFLAASKAIADDTLITIARMQGAAHVKAIVSRDSLSPKVIDALVSLRQTQPRPAAASAPITETQTVPLAPAPTETNEADALEEQRIANEEALRERILGLAGHLGHREEDRLGLRTLTDIQEALLVRFARSREAMHFSTALADALSASRWLAERIMLDLSGQQLATTLTSLGMGFLDAVFVLEKFYPHLAEQQHNVTRGWMVLDALDPEECHERVDAWRRADRYTYKPDVPDVPAPQETPNHRFIHQAPAPRDLRVLGRRSR